A single Amphiprion ocellaris isolate individual 3 ecotype Okinawa chromosome 15, ASM2253959v1, whole genome shotgun sequence DNA region contains:
- the anp32e gene encoding acidic leucine-rich nuclear phosphoprotein 32 family member E isoform X3, translating to MDMKKRITLELRNRSPAEIAELVVDNSRSADGEVEGLTDEFTELEFLSMVNVGLSSLAKLPSLPKLRKLELSDNNLSGSLETLSEKCPNLTYLNLSGNKIKELSTVEALQNLKSLQSLDLFNCEITSLEDYRESVFELLPQVTYLDGFDQEDNEAPDSEADDEDEDGEDGAGPTGDYDEDDDEEEDEDGSEGGEDEDEEDYAEEEEEEDAAGVQGQKRKRDVDDEGEEDDDDEDD from the exons ATAGCAGAGCTAGTGGTGGACAACAGTCGCTCTGCAGACGGGGAGGTCGAAGGTCTGACGGACGAGTTCACGGAGCTGGAGTTCCTCAGTATGGTCAACGTGGGTCTGAGCTCGCTGGCTAAGCTGCCCTCACTTCCCAAACTACGCAAG CTGGAGCTCAGCGACAACAACCTGTCGGGTTCTCTGGAGACTCTGTCGGAGAAGTGTCCCAACCTGACCTACCTCAACCTGAGCGGGAACAAGATCAAAGAGCTGAGCACCGTGGAGGCTCTG caaAACCTGAAGAGCCTGCAGAGTCTGGACCTGTTCAACTGTGAGATCACGTCTCTGGAGGACTACAGGGAGAGCGTGTTCGAGCTGCTGCCTCAGGTCACCTACCTGGACGGCTTCGACCAGGAGGACAACGAGGCGCCAGACTCTGAGGCCGACGATGAAG acGAGGACGGCGAGGACGGGGCGGGGCCGACCGGAGATTACGATGAAGacgatgatgaagaggaggatgaggacgGCTCAGAGGGAGGAGAG GACGAGGACGAGGAAGACtatgcagaggaggaggaggaag AGGATGCGGCGGGCGTTCAGGgacagaagaggaagagggacgTGGACGACGAGGGCGAGGAAGACGACGACGACGAGGACGACTAG
- the anp32e gene encoding acidic leucine-rich nuclear phosphoprotein 32 family member E isoform X2 encodes MDMKKRITLELRNRSPAEIAELVVDNSRSADGEVEGLTDEFTELEFLSMVNVGLSSLAKLPSLPKLRKLELSDNNLSGSLETLSEKCPNLTYLNLSGNKIKELSTVEALQNLKSLQSLDLFNCEITSLEDYRESVFELLPQVTYLDGFDQEDNEAPDSEADDEDEDGEDGAGPTGDYDEDDDEEEDEDGSEGGEVGLSFQDEDEEDYAEEEEEEDAAGVQGQKRKRDVDDEGEEDDDDEDD; translated from the exons ATAGCAGAGCTAGTGGTGGACAACAGTCGCTCTGCAGACGGGGAGGTCGAAGGTCTGACGGACGAGTTCACGGAGCTGGAGTTCCTCAGTATGGTCAACGTGGGTCTGAGCTCGCTGGCTAAGCTGCCCTCACTTCCCAAACTACGCAAG CTGGAGCTCAGCGACAACAACCTGTCGGGTTCTCTGGAGACTCTGTCGGAGAAGTGTCCCAACCTGACCTACCTCAACCTGAGCGGGAACAAGATCAAAGAGCTGAGCACCGTGGAGGCTCTG caaAACCTGAAGAGCCTGCAGAGTCTGGACCTGTTCAACTGTGAGATCACGTCTCTGGAGGACTACAGGGAGAGCGTGTTCGAGCTGCTGCCTCAGGTCACCTACCTGGACGGCTTCGACCAGGAGGACAACGAGGCGCCAGACTCTGAGGCCGACGATGAAG acGAGGACGGCGAGGACGGGGCGGGGCCGACCGGAGATTACGATGAAGacgatgatgaagaggaggatgaggacgGCTCAGAGGGAGGAGAGGTGGGGCTGAGCTTTCAG GACGAGGACGAGGAAGACtatgcagaggaggaggaggaag AGGATGCGGCGGGCGTTCAGGgacagaagaggaagagggacgTGGACGACGAGGGCGAGGAAGACGACGACGACGAGGACGACTAG
- the anp32e gene encoding acidic leucine-rich nuclear phosphoprotein 32 family member E isoform X1: MDMKKRITLELRNRSPAEIAELVVDNSRSADGEVEGLTDEFTELEFLSMVNVGLSSLAKLPSLPKLRKLELSDNNLSGSLETLSEKCPNLTYLNLSGNKIKELSTVEALQNLKSLQSLDLFNCEITSLEDYRESVFELLPQVTYLDGFDQEDNEAPDSEADDEDEDGEDGAGPTGDYDEDDDEEEDEDGSEGGEVGLSFQVNRGDQDEDEEDYAEEEEEEDAAGVQGQKRKRDVDDEGEEDDDDEDD, translated from the exons ATAGCAGAGCTAGTGGTGGACAACAGTCGCTCTGCAGACGGGGAGGTCGAAGGTCTGACGGACGAGTTCACGGAGCTGGAGTTCCTCAGTATGGTCAACGTGGGTCTGAGCTCGCTGGCTAAGCTGCCCTCACTTCCCAAACTACGCAAG CTGGAGCTCAGCGACAACAACCTGTCGGGTTCTCTGGAGACTCTGTCGGAGAAGTGTCCCAACCTGACCTACCTCAACCTGAGCGGGAACAAGATCAAAGAGCTGAGCACCGTGGAGGCTCTG caaAACCTGAAGAGCCTGCAGAGTCTGGACCTGTTCAACTGTGAGATCACGTCTCTGGAGGACTACAGGGAGAGCGTGTTCGAGCTGCTGCCTCAGGTCACCTACCTGGACGGCTTCGACCAGGAGGACAACGAGGCGCCAGACTCTGAGGCCGACGATGAAG acGAGGACGGCGAGGACGGGGCGGGGCCGACCGGAGATTACGATGAAGacgatgatgaagaggaggatgaggacgGCTCAGAGGGAGGAGAGGTGGGGCTGAGCTTTCAGGTGAACCGGGGCGATCAG GACGAGGACGAGGAAGACtatgcagaggaggaggaggaag AGGATGCGGCGGGCGTTCAGGgacagaagaggaagagggacgTGGACGACGAGGGCGAGGAAGACGACGACGACGAGGACGACTAG